One Poecilia reticulata strain Guanapo linkage group LG4, Guppy_female_1.0+MT, whole genome shotgun sequence genomic window carries:
- the nmu gene encoding neuromedin-U isoform X1, whose product MKTFSSQSQPEQRGALCTLHSLSSGAMSPLSTASITLAVLFILTIPVSTSVPVSLQQATTDQRQLLRQIDAVCSSYLSADLKYWTSDVIGELCILMLVQKSKELRVQENSKRNSQLHPLLHLVSQLHPRRERGLVMSAELQGPGGIESRGYFLYRPRNGKRSLEYK is encoded by the exons atgaagACCTTCAGCAGCCAAAGCCAGCCTGAGCAGCGCGGAGCCCTCTGCACCCTGCACAGCCTCAGCAGCGGCGCCATGAGTCCCCTCAGCACGGCCAGCATCACCCTGGCAGTCCTGTTCATCCTCACCATACCAGTCTCTACAA GTGTCCCAGTCAGTCTTCAGCAGGCCACAACAGACCAGAGGCAGCTACTTCGTCAG ATAGACGCTGTTTGCTCATCCTACCTTTCTGCAGACCTGAAGTACTGG ACATCAGATGTCATAGGAGAACTCTGTATCTTGATGTTGGTTCAGAAGTCAAAG GAGCTGAGAGTTCAAGAAAACAGTAAAAGG AACTCTCAGTTGCACCCTCTTCTGCATCTCGTTTCTCAGCTCCATCCCAGAAGAGAGAGAGGACTCGTAATGAGC GCTGAACTCCAGGGACCTGGCGGAATTGAAAGCAGAGGCTACTTCCTCTATCGG CCACGAAATGGAAAACGGTCTttggaatataaataa
- the nmu gene encoding neuromedin-U isoform X2, translating into MKTFSSQSQPEQRGALCTLHSLSSGAMSPLSTASITLAVLFILTIPVSTSVPVSLQQATTDQRQLLRQIDAVCSSYLSADLKYWTSDVIGELCILMLVQKSKELRVQENSKRLHPRRERGLVMSAELQGPGGIESRGYFLYRPRNGKRSLEYK; encoded by the exons atgaagACCTTCAGCAGCCAAAGCCAGCCTGAGCAGCGCGGAGCCCTCTGCACCCTGCACAGCCTCAGCAGCGGCGCCATGAGTCCCCTCAGCACGGCCAGCATCACCCTGGCAGTCCTGTTCATCCTCACCATACCAGTCTCTACAA GTGTCCCAGTCAGTCTTCAGCAGGCCACAACAGACCAGAGGCAGCTACTTCGTCAG ATAGACGCTGTTTGCTCATCCTACCTTTCTGCAGACCTGAAGTACTGG ACATCAGATGTCATAGGAGAACTCTGTATCTTGATGTTGGTTCAGAAGTCAAAG GAGCTGAGAGTTCAAGAAAACAGTAAAAGG CTCCATCCCAGAAGAGAGAGAGGACTCGTAATGAGC GCTGAACTCCAGGGACCTGGCGGAATTGAAAGCAGAGGCTACTTCCTCTATCGG CCACGAAATGGAAAACGGTCTttggaatataaataa
- the nmu gene encoding neuromedin-U isoform X3, translated as MKTFSSQSQPEQRGALCTLHSLSSGAMSPLSTASITLAVLFILTIPVSTSVPVSLQQATTDQRQLLRQIDAVCSSYLSADLKYWTSDVIGELCILMLVQKSKELRVQENSKRAELQGPGGIESRGYFLYRPRNGKRSLEYK; from the exons atgaagACCTTCAGCAGCCAAAGCCAGCCTGAGCAGCGCGGAGCCCTCTGCACCCTGCACAGCCTCAGCAGCGGCGCCATGAGTCCCCTCAGCACGGCCAGCATCACCCTGGCAGTCCTGTTCATCCTCACCATACCAGTCTCTACAA GTGTCCCAGTCAGTCTTCAGCAGGCCACAACAGACCAGAGGCAGCTACTTCGTCAG ATAGACGCTGTTTGCTCATCCTACCTTTCTGCAGACCTGAAGTACTGG ACATCAGATGTCATAGGAGAACTCTGTATCTTGATGTTGGTTCAGAAGTCAAAG GAGCTGAGAGTTCAAGAAAACAGTAAAAGG GCTGAACTCCAGGGACCTGGCGGAATTGAAAGCAGAGGCTACTTCCTCTATCGG CCACGAAATGGAAAACGGTCTttggaatataaataa